One Pseudoliparis swirei isolate HS2019 ecotype Mariana Trench chromosome 4, NWPU_hadal_v1, whole genome shotgun sequence genomic window carries:
- the ppip5k1a gene encoding inositol hexakisphosphate and diphosphoinositol-pentakisphosphate kinase 2 isoform X5 — protein sequence MSEPSSPGESRRGAPRFFVGCEDDESESLEDSMRTDMELYEDDEDTDSLPERQIVVGICCMMKKSKSKPMTQILERLCRFEFITVVIFPEDAILNEPVDRWPLCDCLISFHSKGFPLDKAVSYAKLRNPLLLNDLNMQYYIQDRREVYRILQEEGIDLPRYAVLNRDPDKPDACNLVEGEDHVEVNGEVFQKPFVEKPVCAEDHNVYIYYPTSAGGGSQRLFRKIGSRSSVYSPETSVRKTGSYIYEEFMPTDGTDVKVYTVGPDYAHAEARKSPALDGKVERDSEGKEVRYPVMLSAMEKLVARKVCLAFKQTVCGFDLLRASGHSYVCDVNGFSFVKNSMKYYDDCAKILGNIVMRELAPQFQIPWSIPTEAEDIPIVPTTSGTMMELRCVIAVIRHGDRTPKQKMKMEVRNPMFFDLFEKYGGNKTGKLKLKKPKQLQEVLDITRQLLAELGQHTDCEIEEKKSKLEQLKTVLEMYGHFSGINRKVQLTYLPHGQPKASSEEEDSRKEGASLLLVLKWGGELTPAGRVQAEELGRAFRCMYPGGQGDYAGFPGCGLLRLHSTYRHDLKIYASDEGRVQMTAAAFAKGLLALEGELTPILVQMVKSANMNGLLDNDTDSLSSCQHRVKARLHEILQKDRDFTEEDYDRLAPTCSASLVNSMKIVENPVATCGEVYALIQSLTSQIRTRMEDPKSADLQLYHSETLELMLQRWSKLERDFRMKNGRYDISKIPDIYDCVKYDVIHNASLGLEDTLELFRLSRALADVVIPQEYGINRVEKLDIAYAHCLPLVRKIQLDMQRTHEDESVNKLHPLYSRGVMSPGRHVRTRLYFTSESHVHSLLSIFRYGGMLDVRAPTPPEPLGSHTGGDGVCVCVCQEERDQQWKRAMDYLSAVSELNYMTQIVIMLYEDNTKDITSEERFHVELHFSPGVKGVEEEENAPTGFGFRPASAEVARQKQTDPGSMEDLTRDETDRAVPLSEPIAIQKRSPLIRNHKTGSMEVLSETSSQKVGSYRLFSLCSRQSPDMKQSGLGFEGCSMVPSIYPLETLHNSLSLKQVDEFLTAVCESAGDPHTRTTRALSAMFDTHNQPSVDSYIPQRVLSSSIAMRSRSDRPPWYSSGPSSTVSSAGPSSPTTADTSPRFSFSDKTTFTPQSSEETHCQNAADQSPPGLEPTGSAPSNPGEVPLTPNNSPEDDGELCPCAPDGSEEAPGAVADGGGDGGGDGGGDAAAGARPPCSALAELVLARMEGYGLPGSLPVLLELRESGSEAGSSSQTPQSPDGPDEFFDTQESMELWTDSPESPPPEAPLEGAALANPAEP from the exons ATGTCAGAGCCCAGCAGCCCGGGCGAGAGCCGGCGCGGCGCTCCCAGATTCTTCGTGGGCTGCGAGGACGATGAGAGCGAGTCCCTGGAGGACAGCATGAGGACGGACATGGAGCTGTACGAGGACGACGAGGACACGGACTCG ctgccgGAGCGACAGATCGTGGTGGGGATCTGCTGCATGATGAAGAAGTCCAAGTCCAAGCCCATGACCCAGATCCTGGAGCGGCTGTGCAGGTTTGAGTTCATCACCGTGGTGATCTTCCCCGAGGACGCCATCCTCAACGAGCCGGTGGACCGGTGGCCGCTGTGTGACTGCCTCATCTCCTTCCACTCCAAgg GGTTCCCTCTGGATAAAGCTGTGAGCTACGCCAAGCTGAGGAACCCTCTGCTCCTCAACGACCTGAACATGCAGTACTACATCCAggacag gagGGAGGTGTACCgcatcctgcaggaggagggcaTCGACCTGCCGCGCTACGCCGTGCTGAACCGAGACCCGGATAAACCCGACG CGTGCAAcctggtggagggggaggaccacgtggaggtGAACGGGGAGGTGTTCCAGAAGCCGTTCGTGGAGAAGCCCGTCTGCGCCGAGGACCACAACGTCTACATCTACTACCCCACGTCGGCGGGGGGGGGCAGCCAGCGGCTCTTCAGGAAG ATCGGCAGCCGGAGCAGCGTCTACTCGCCGGAGACCAGCGTGAGGAAGACGGGCTCCTACATCTACGAGGAGTTCATGCCCACGGACGGCACGGACGTCAAG gtGTACACGGTGGGGCCCGACTACGCCCACGCAGAGGCCCGGAAGAGCCCGGCTCTGGACGGGAAGGTGGAGCGGGACAGCGAGGGGAAGGAGGTCCGATACCCCGTCATGCTCTCCGCCATGGAGAAGCTGGTGGCACGCAAGGTCTGCCTCGCAttcaag CAAACGGTCTGTGGCTTCGACCTCCTCCGGGCCAGCGGTCACTCGTACGTGTGCGACGTCAACGGCTTCAGCTTCGTGAAGAACTCGATGAAGTATTACGACGACTGCGCCAAGATCCTCGG gaACATCGTGATGCGGGAGCTGGCTCCTCAGTTCCAGATTCCCTGGTCCATCCCGACGGAGGCGGAGGACATCCCCATCGTGCCCACCACCTCGGGGACCAT GATGGAGCTGCGTTGCGTCATCGCCGTCATCCGCCACGGAGACCGGACGCCCAAACAGAAGATGAAGATGGAAGTCCGTAACCCCAT gtTCTTTGATCTATTTGAGAAATACGGAGGGAACAAAACTGGGAAACTGAAGCTGAAGAAGCCCAAACAGCTGCAG GAAGTGCTGGACATCACGCGGCAGCTGTTGGCGGAACTCGGGCAGCACACCGACTGTGAGATCGAGGAGAAGAAGTCCAAACTGGAGCAGCTGAAGACGGTTCTGGAGAT GTACGGCCATTTCTCCGGGATCAACCGAAAGGTGCAGCTCACCTACCTGCCCCACGGGCAGCCCAAGGCCTCCAGCGaggaggaag ACTCGCGGAAGGAGGGCGCGTccctgctgctggtgctgaagtgggggggggagctgaCGCCTGCAGGCCGGGTCCAGGCCGAGGAGCTGGGGCGGGCCTTCCGCTGCATGTACCCCGGGGGTCAAG GAGATTACGCCGGGTTTCCGGGCTGCGGGTTGCTACGGTTACACAGCACCTACAGGCACGACCTGAAGATCTACGCGTCGGACGAGGGCCGCGTGCAGATGACGGCCGCGGCCTTCGCCAAG gggctgCTGGCTCTGGAGGGCGAGCTGACCCCCATCCTGGTGCAGATGGTGAAGAGCGCCAACATGAACGGGCTGCTGGACAACGACACCGACTCCCTGAGCAGCTGTCAGCACCGGGTCAAAGCCCGGCTGCACGAGATCCTGCAGAAGGACCGGGACTTCACCGAGGAGGACTACGACCGG ctggcCCCGACCTGCAGTGCCTCTCTGGTGAACTCGATGAAGATCGTGGAGAACCCGGTGGCCACCTGTGGCGAGGTCTACGCCCTCATCCAGAGCCTCACGTCCCAGATCCGCACCAGGATGGAGGACCCCAAGTCCGCCG accTGCAGCTGTACCACAGTGAGACTCTGGAGCTGATGCTGCAGCGCTGGTCCAAACTGGAGAGAGACTTCCGGATGAAGAACGGACGCTACGACATCAGCAAGATCCCCGACATCTACGACTGCGTGAAGTACGACGTCATCCACAACGCCTCGCTGGGCCTGGAGGACACGCTGGAGCTGTTCAGGCTGTCCCGGGCGCTGGCCGACGTCGTCATcccacag GAGTACGGCATCAACCGCGTGGAGAAGCTGGACATCGCGTACGCCCACTGCCTCCCTCTGGTCAGGAAGATCCAGCTGGACATGCAGCGGACCCACGAGGACGAGTCCGTCAACAAGCTGCACCCTCT gtACTCTCGGGGAGTGATGTCACCGGGGCGCCACGTCAGGACGCGCTTGTACTTCACCAGTGAGAGCCACGTCCACTCCCTGCTCAGCATCTTCCGCTACGGAGGCATGCTCGACGTAAGAGCTCCGACACCTCCAGAACCGCTCGGGTCTCACACAGggggtgacggtgtgtgtgtgtgtgtgtgtcaggaggagAGGGACCAGCAGTGGAAGCGTGCCATGGATTACCTCAGCGCCGTCTCTGAACTCAACTACATGACTCAGATCGTCATCATGCTGTACGAGGACAACACGAAG GACATCACCTCCGAGGAGCGCTTCCACGTGGAGCTCCACTTCAGCCCCGGGGTCAaaggcgtggaggaggaggagaacgcgCCGACCGGCTTCGGCTTCAGGCCCGCTTCTGCAGAGGTAGCCCGGCAG AAGCAGACGGACCCCGGCAGCATGGAGGACCTCACGCGGGACGAGACGGACCGCGCCGTGCCGCTGTCTGAACCCATCGCCATTCAGAAGCGGTCCCCGCTCATACGCAACCATAAGACCGGATCCATGGAG GTTCTGTCGGAGACGTCGTCCCAGAAGGTCGGCAGCTAccgcctcttctctctgtgCTCGCGTCAATCCCCCGACATGAAGCAAAGTGGACTAG GCTTCGAGGGCTGCTCCATGGTGCCCTCCATCTACCCGCTGGAGACGCTGCACAACTCTCTGTCGCTGAAGCAGGTCGACGAGTTCCTGACCGCCGTGTGCGAGAGCGCCGGGGACCCGCACACCCGGAccaccagag CGCTGTCGGCCATGTTCGACACGCACAACCAGCCGTCGGTGGACTCGTACATCCCCCAGAgggtcctctcgtcctccatcGCGATGAGGTCGCGCTCCGACCGCCCGCCCTGGT ACAGCAGCGGTCCGTCCAGCACGGTGTCGAGCGCCGGCCCGTCCTCGCCGACGACGGCGGACACGTCGCCGCGGTTCAGCTTCAGCGACAAGACGACGTTCACGCCTCAGAGCAGCGAGGAGACGCACTGCCAAAACGCCGCCGACCAGTCGCCGCCGGGCCTCGAGCCGaccggctccgccccctcgaaCCCCGGCGAAGTCCCTCTGACTCCCAATAACTCGCCGGAGGACGACGGCGAGCTCTGCCCCTGCGCGCCGGACGGGTCGGAGGAGGCGCCCGGCGCGGTGGCGGACGGCGGCGGGGACGGCGGCGGGGACGGCGGCGGCGATGCCGCGGCGGGCGCGAGGCCGCCGTGCTCGGCGCTGGCGGAGCTGGTTCTGGCGCGCATGGAGGGCTACGGCCTCCCCGGCTCGCTGCCCGTGCTGCTGGAGCTCCGGGAGAGCGGCAGCGAGGCCGGCTCCAGCTCCCAGACGCCGCAGTCCCCCGACGGGCCGGACGAGTTCTTCGACACGCAGGAGTCCATGGAGCTGTGGACGGACAGCCCGGAGAGCCCGCCCCCCGAGGCGCCGCTGGAGGGCGCGGCGCTGGCTAACCCGGCGGAGCCgtag
- the ppip5k1a gene encoding inositol hexakisphosphate and diphosphoinositol-pentakisphosphate kinase 2 isoform X6: MSEPSSPGESRRGAPRFFVGCEDDESESLEDSMRTDMELYEDDEDTDSLPERQIVVGICCMMKKSKSKPMTQILERLCRFEFITVVIFPEDAILNEPVDRWPLCDCLISFHSKGFPLDKAVSYAKLRNPLLLNDLNMQYYIQDRREVYRILQEEGIDLPRYAVLNRDPDKPDACNLVEGEDHVEVNGEVFQKPFVEKPVCAEDHNVYIYYPTSAGGGSQRLFRKIGSRSSVYSPETSVRKTGSYIYEEFMPTDGTDVKVYTVGPDYAHAEARKSPALDGKVERDSEGKEVRYPVMLSAMEKLVARKVCLAFKQTVCGFDLLRASGHSYVCDVNGFSFVKNSMKYYDDCAKILGNIVMRELAPQFQIPWSIPTEAEDIPIVPTTSGTMMELRCVIAVIRHGDRTPKQKMKMEVRNPMFFDLFEKYGGNKTGKLKLKKPKQLQEVLDITRQLLAELGQHTDCEIEEKKSKLEQLKTVLEMYGHFSGINRKVQLTYLPHGQPKASSEEEDSRKEGASLLLVLKWGGELTPAGRVQAEELGRAFRCMYPGGQGDYAGFPGCGLLRLHSTYRHDLKIYASDEGRVQMTAAAFAKGLLALEGELTPILVQMVKSANMNGLLDNDTDSLSSCQHRVKARLHEILQKDRDFTEEDYDRLAPTCSASLVNSMKIVENPVATCGEVYALIQSLTSQIRTRMEDPKSADLQLYHSETLELMLQRWSKLERDFRMKNGRYDISKIPDIYDCVKYDVIHNASLGLEDTLELFRLSRALADVVIPQEYGINRVEKLDIAYAHCLPLVRKIQLDMQRTHEDESVNKLHPLYSRGVMSPGRHVRTRLYFTSESHVHSLLSIFRYGGMLDEERDQQWKRAMDYLSAVSELNYMTQIVIMLYEDNTKDITSEERFHVELHFSPGVKGVEEEENAPTGFGFRPASAEVARQKQTDPGSMEDLTRDETDRAVPLSEPIAIQKRSPLIRNHKTGSMEVLSETSSQKVGSYRLFSLCSRQSPDMKQSGLGSQCAGLFSTTVLGGSSSAPNLQDYARAHRKKFSAGSLSYKDGFEGCSMVPSIYPLETLHNSLSLKQVDEFLTAVCESAGDPHTRTTRALSAMFDTHNQPSVDSYIPQRVLSSSIAMRSRSDRPPWYSSGPSSTVSSAGPSSPTTADTSPRFSFSDKTTFTPQSSEETHCQNAADQSPPGLEPTGSAPSNPGEVPLTPNNSPEDDGELCPCAPDGSEEAPGAVADGGGDGGGDGGGDAAAGARPPCSALAELVLARMEGYGLPGSLPVLLELRESGSEAGSSSQTPQSPDGPDEFFDTQESMELWTDSPESPPPEAPLEGAALANPAEP, from the exons ATGTCAGAGCCCAGCAGCCCGGGCGAGAGCCGGCGCGGCGCTCCCAGATTCTTCGTGGGCTGCGAGGACGATGAGAGCGAGTCCCTGGAGGACAGCATGAGGACGGACATGGAGCTGTACGAGGACGACGAGGACACGGACTCG ctgccgGAGCGACAGATCGTGGTGGGGATCTGCTGCATGATGAAGAAGTCCAAGTCCAAGCCCATGACCCAGATCCTGGAGCGGCTGTGCAGGTTTGAGTTCATCACCGTGGTGATCTTCCCCGAGGACGCCATCCTCAACGAGCCGGTGGACCGGTGGCCGCTGTGTGACTGCCTCATCTCCTTCCACTCCAAgg GGTTCCCTCTGGATAAAGCTGTGAGCTACGCCAAGCTGAGGAACCCTCTGCTCCTCAACGACCTGAACATGCAGTACTACATCCAggacag gagGGAGGTGTACCgcatcctgcaggaggagggcaTCGACCTGCCGCGCTACGCCGTGCTGAACCGAGACCCGGATAAACCCGACG CGTGCAAcctggtggagggggaggaccacgtggaggtGAACGGGGAGGTGTTCCAGAAGCCGTTCGTGGAGAAGCCCGTCTGCGCCGAGGACCACAACGTCTACATCTACTACCCCACGTCGGCGGGGGGGGGCAGCCAGCGGCTCTTCAGGAAG ATCGGCAGCCGGAGCAGCGTCTACTCGCCGGAGACCAGCGTGAGGAAGACGGGCTCCTACATCTACGAGGAGTTCATGCCCACGGACGGCACGGACGTCAAG gtGTACACGGTGGGGCCCGACTACGCCCACGCAGAGGCCCGGAAGAGCCCGGCTCTGGACGGGAAGGTGGAGCGGGACAGCGAGGGGAAGGAGGTCCGATACCCCGTCATGCTCTCCGCCATGGAGAAGCTGGTGGCACGCAAGGTCTGCCTCGCAttcaag CAAACGGTCTGTGGCTTCGACCTCCTCCGGGCCAGCGGTCACTCGTACGTGTGCGACGTCAACGGCTTCAGCTTCGTGAAGAACTCGATGAAGTATTACGACGACTGCGCCAAGATCCTCGG gaACATCGTGATGCGGGAGCTGGCTCCTCAGTTCCAGATTCCCTGGTCCATCCCGACGGAGGCGGAGGACATCCCCATCGTGCCCACCACCTCGGGGACCAT GATGGAGCTGCGTTGCGTCATCGCCGTCATCCGCCACGGAGACCGGACGCCCAAACAGAAGATGAAGATGGAAGTCCGTAACCCCAT gtTCTTTGATCTATTTGAGAAATACGGAGGGAACAAAACTGGGAAACTGAAGCTGAAGAAGCCCAAACAGCTGCAG GAAGTGCTGGACATCACGCGGCAGCTGTTGGCGGAACTCGGGCAGCACACCGACTGTGAGATCGAGGAGAAGAAGTCCAAACTGGAGCAGCTGAAGACGGTTCTGGAGAT GTACGGCCATTTCTCCGGGATCAACCGAAAGGTGCAGCTCACCTACCTGCCCCACGGGCAGCCCAAGGCCTCCAGCGaggaggaag ACTCGCGGAAGGAGGGCGCGTccctgctgctggtgctgaagtgggggggggagctgaCGCCTGCAGGCCGGGTCCAGGCCGAGGAGCTGGGGCGGGCCTTCCGCTGCATGTACCCCGGGGGTCAAG GAGATTACGCCGGGTTTCCGGGCTGCGGGTTGCTACGGTTACACAGCACCTACAGGCACGACCTGAAGATCTACGCGTCGGACGAGGGCCGCGTGCAGATGACGGCCGCGGCCTTCGCCAAG gggctgCTGGCTCTGGAGGGCGAGCTGACCCCCATCCTGGTGCAGATGGTGAAGAGCGCCAACATGAACGGGCTGCTGGACAACGACACCGACTCCCTGAGCAGCTGTCAGCACCGGGTCAAAGCCCGGCTGCACGAGATCCTGCAGAAGGACCGGGACTTCACCGAGGAGGACTACGACCGG ctggcCCCGACCTGCAGTGCCTCTCTGGTGAACTCGATGAAGATCGTGGAGAACCCGGTGGCCACCTGTGGCGAGGTCTACGCCCTCATCCAGAGCCTCACGTCCCAGATCCGCACCAGGATGGAGGACCCCAAGTCCGCCG accTGCAGCTGTACCACAGTGAGACTCTGGAGCTGATGCTGCAGCGCTGGTCCAAACTGGAGAGAGACTTCCGGATGAAGAACGGACGCTACGACATCAGCAAGATCCCCGACATCTACGACTGCGTGAAGTACGACGTCATCCACAACGCCTCGCTGGGCCTGGAGGACACGCTGGAGCTGTTCAGGCTGTCCCGGGCGCTGGCCGACGTCGTCATcccacag GAGTACGGCATCAACCGCGTGGAGAAGCTGGACATCGCGTACGCCCACTGCCTCCCTCTGGTCAGGAAGATCCAGCTGGACATGCAGCGGACCCACGAGGACGAGTCCGTCAACAAGCTGCACCCTCT gtACTCTCGGGGAGTGATGTCACCGGGGCGCCACGTCAGGACGCGCTTGTACTTCACCAGTGAGAGCCACGTCCACTCCCTGCTCAGCATCTTCCGCTACGGAGGCATGCTCGAC gaggagAGGGACCAGCAGTGGAAGCGTGCCATGGATTACCTCAGCGCCGTCTCTGAACTCAACTACATGACTCAGATCGTCATCATGCTGTACGAGGACAACACGAAG GACATCACCTCCGAGGAGCGCTTCCACGTGGAGCTCCACTTCAGCCCCGGGGTCAaaggcgtggaggaggaggagaacgcgCCGACCGGCTTCGGCTTCAGGCCCGCTTCTGCAGAGGTAGCCCGGCAG AAGCAGACGGACCCCGGCAGCATGGAGGACCTCACGCGGGACGAGACGGACCGCGCCGTGCCGCTGTCTGAACCCATCGCCATTCAGAAGCGGTCCCCGCTCATACGCAACCATAAGACCGGATCCATGGAG GTTCTGTCGGAGACGTCGTCCCAGAAGGTCGGCAGCTAccgcctcttctctctgtgCTCGCGTCAATCCCCCGACATGAAGCAAAGTGGACTAG gctCTCAGTGCGCCGGGCTCTTCAGCACCACAGTCCTAGGCGGGTCCTCTAGCGCCCCTAACCTGCAGGACTACGCTCGTGCACACCGCAAAAAATTCTCCGCCGGCAGTCTGTCCTACAAAGACG GCTTCGAGGGCTGCTCCATGGTGCCCTCCATCTACCCGCTGGAGACGCTGCACAACTCTCTGTCGCTGAAGCAGGTCGACGAGTTCCTGACCGCCGTGTGCGAGAGCGCCGGGGACCCGCACACCCGGAccaccagag CGCTGTCGGCCATGTTCGACACGCACAACCAGCCGTCGGTGGACTCGTACATCCCCCAGAgggtcctctcgtcctccatcGCGATGAGGTCGCGCTCCGACCGCCCGCCCTGGT ACAGCAGCGGTCCGTCCAGCACGGTGTCGAGCGCCGGCCCGTCCTCGCCGACGACGGCGGACACGTCGCCGCGGTTCAGCTTCAGCGACAAGACGACGTTCACGCCTCAGAGCAGCGAGGAGACGCACTGCCAAAACGCCGCCGACCAGTCGCCGCCGGGCCTCGAGCCGaccggctccgccccctcgaaCCCCGGCGAAGTCCCTCTGACTCCCAATAACTCGCCGGAGGACGACGGCGAGCTCTGCCCCTGCGCGCCGGACGGGTCGGAGGAGGCGCCCGGCGCGGTGGCGGACGGCGGCGGGGACGGCGGCGGGGACGGCGGCGGCGATGCCGCGGCGGGCGCGAGGCCGCCGTGCTCGGCGCTGGCGGAGCTGGTTCTGGCGCGCATGGAGGGCTACGGCCTCCCCGGCTCGCTGCCCGTGCTGCTGGAGCTCCGGGAGAGCGGCAGCGAGGCCGGCTCCAGCTCCCAGACGCCGCAGTCCCCCGACGGGCCGGACGAGTTCTTCGACACGCAGGAGTCCATGGAGCTGTGGACGGACAGCCCGGAGAGCCCGCCCCCCGAGGCGCCGCTGGAGGGCGCGGCGCTGGCTAACCCGGCGGAGCCgtag